The sequence TCTCCAACGTTTAATCCGAAAAGGGTTTTAGCACCGTTCTTTTTACTGCCTTTGTAAATGGTCAATTCAAGTTGTTGGCTGTCGTTAAAAATTGCTGCAGATTGCCCGTGGTATTCGGTTTCTCTGTCCCAGTCGGATACAACTTCGGTATGGCTTGAATAGATTTTCGATAAACTCAAATTTCTGAACTTTATAGTGAATTTTTCGAAACCTTTCGCCAAAGTTTCAAAGAATTCCTGACTGATATTTGATATTATGTTTCCGAAATTATCAATGTACATTACTTCCCCAATAATCATCTTTTCGGGCTCATTATAAACTGGTTTTGGAAATAAAAGCTGTTTTGTTGTCTCAATTTTTCTTCCAATTACTTCAGGAAGTCCCCCGTTTGCCAAATGAACTGCAACAGGAACGAAAACATCTGTTGATGTAAAATTAACGACATCATCAAATCTATTGTTAAGCGTGATTTCGTAAATCGCTTCAGGTTTAATATCAAAAAAGATCAAACTCAGCAATCCGTTGTCTGCCGCAAGAAAATAAGATCCATCAGCTTTGTATAAAATATTTTTTCTCGATTTGTGAAAAAAACTGTCAACAGCCAAAATGTGAATAGTACCTTTTGGAAAATAACGATAGGCATTTCTTACAATATAAGAGGTCTGAATAAGGTTATATGCCTGAATATCATGACTGATGTCAATAGTATTGACTTCAGGGTTCAAAGACAGGATTTTCCCTTTCATAGCTGAAACTCTGTAATCTAAACGTCCGAAATCTGAGGTGAGGGTAATAATTGACATGAATAAATCTGATAGAAGTGCAAATTTATCTAAAATAAAAGGAAAGAAATAAATAATGTGGATAAGAATTTGATTTAAATCTGAAAAAAACTTTTAAATTTAAAAATCTAAACAATAAAAAATTTGCATGTTTGAATTAACGTACGATCTAGAAGGTATTGATGCAAAAAACTTTTACGGAGTTAATAACCAATATTTCAATTTAATAAAATCCAGTTTTCCAACCCTTAAAATTACTGGCAGAGACCATCATATTTTTGCGATGGGTAATCAGGAAGCTCTTGATATATTTAAACAAAAACTAGACGACATTGTGTCGTTTATTTCCAAAAACAATTCAATAGGACTCAAAGACATTGAAAATTTCCTGAATCTCAAAGATGAGAATGAAAAGCATCTCGTTTTTGATCAAGATATCATTGTAAAAGGGGTCAATGGAAAAATTATTAAAGCCAAAACAACCAATCTTAAAAGACTTGTTAAGGAGACTGAGAAAAAAGATATGGTCTTTGCAATTGGTCCTGCAGGAACGGGTAAAACGTATACCAGTGTTGCTTTAGCGGCAAGAGCTCTGAGAGATAAGGAAGTTAAAAGAATTGTACTGACAAGACCTGCGGTTGAAGCGGGAGAGAGTCTTGGTTTCTTACCGGGAGATTTGAAAGAAAAGCTTGATCCTTATTTACAGCCTTTATATGATGCACTTCGCGATATGATTCCGCATGAGAAATTGGAAGGTTTTATGGAGAAGAAAATCATTGAAGTTGCTCCGTTGGCTTTTATGAGAGGAAGAACGCTTGATGACGCTTTCGTAATTCTGGATGAAGCACAGAATACAACCCACGCTCAGATGAAAATGTTTCTGACAAGAATGGGGATGAATGCTAAATTCATCATCACAGGAGATCCCACACAGATCGATTTGCCACCGAAACAACATTCAGGCCTAAAAGAAGCCATGCGAATTTTGAAAGATGTGAAAGAGATTGGTTTTGTGTATTTAACGGAAGAAGACGTGGTACGTCATCCGGTAGTGAAAAAAATCATTCTTGCATACAACGAAGAAGACAAGAAAACCAGAGAATAACATAATCAGCATTTTTTTTATAAAAGTTTAAAAATATTTGGTGAATCCATAAAAAGTGATATATTTGGATTCTTAAAATTTGTTAAAAATATAAACTATGAAAAAATTACTACTAATTGCTTCTGTCGTTTTGATGGGAGTTGCGGTGAAAGCTCAGGAAGTAAGATTTGGGGTTAAAGCTGGCTATTCTTTATCTACACTTAAATATGAAAGCGATTTAGGATCCGAAAGTTCTGATCCTATGCATACATTTTATGCCGGCGGTTTGGTTGAATACAAAATTAGTGACAAATTTGGTCTTCAGGGAGAAGTATTGTATTCTCAGCTAGGAGGTAAAACAGTGGTAAAAGAAGAGGATGAAGATGATCCGGGAAACTTTTTTAATTTGAAATCAAAAACAACTTTAGGTACATTATTAGTTCCTATTTCAGCAAAATATTTTATCACGGAAAATCTTTCTGTTTCTGCGGGAGCAAGTTTTGGAGTAATTCTTTCAGCTAAACAAAAAACAGTTTTTGATGCAGGTTTGAATATTCCTGGAGTAGAAATTGGTGCTGATGATGAAACTGACGTGAAAGATCAGACTAATACATTGAATATAGCTCCTTTTATTGGTGCAGAATATATGTTGGAGAATGGTTTGTTCTTTGATGCAAGATATAATTTAGGTGTTTCGAATCTCGTTAAAAATCCAGAATTCAATGAAACCTCTAAAAACAGCTTTTTACAAGTGGGTGTAGGTTTCAAATTCGGAGGAAACTAAGGTTTGAAAGTCAATTAAATATAACAGAGCAGGACAAATTTGTCCTGCTTTTTTTGTGGTGTGGTATGTATCGGCACTTGTTTTGCTGTAAGATGAATCATTAAGTTAATAACAAATTTTAAATAAGTAAAATGAAAAAATTATTATTACTAGGTGCATTCGCGTTGTTTGGAGGTGTGGCAAATGCTCAGGCAGGTTTTAAGTTAGGAGGTCATATTGGTGCTCCTGTAGGTGATGCTGCAGATTATGCTTCATTTACTTTAGGCGTAGATGCTGCATATATGTGGAACATTATGAAAGGTTTGGATGTAGGTGTTGCTTCAGGATATTCGCATTTTTTCGGAAAAGACAGGTGGGATGATTTCGGATTTATCCCTTTGGCGGCTTCTGGTAAATATAGATTCAATGGTTTACCACTTTTTGTTGGGCTTGATTTAGGAGGAGCGATTTCTACTAAAGACGGAGTAGACAGTGGCTTATACGTATATCCAAAAGTAGGATTTCAGTTACCTAAGGCAGAGCTTTATTTGGGTTATCAAAATATAGGTAGTGAAAGAAGAGACTTTGACAGAGACAGAAGAATAGATTCTAATTTTGGTGCCATCAACTTAGGAGTTAACTTCTTTTTAAAGTAAAAATATTAAAAACATAGGTCATAGTGAACTCCAATTGAAAAATTGGAGTTTTTTATTTGATATTATTGAATTAAAGTTATTTAAATCTCGCTGATGCGAGTTTAATTCGAAAAAGTCAATATCCATGGGTGATTTTTATCATGTTAACAAATTTTAATATTCGATTTTGTCATTATACATTTGCACCAAGAAAGTATAAAATTATTCAAAATGAAAAAATTATTAATTGCAAGTGCTGTTGCACTTTTCGGATTATCAAACGCTCAAATCGCTAAAGGAACTGTATATTTATCTGGTACTGTTGGTTATTCTCAAGTAGAATCTGATAACGGTAATACTAAAAAAGAAAACTTTAACGTACTTCCTACAGCTGGATTTTTCGTGGCGCCAAACTTTGCAGTAGGTTTAGGAGTTGGTTTCCAAACTCAAAAAGATACTAACGTAAGTACAGCAACTTTAGGTAACATTACTACAGTTAATACTAACGAAGTTAAAAAACCTGCTTTTGTTATTGCTCCTTTCGCAAGAAAATATTGGACTTTATCTGATAAATTGTATTTCTTTGGTCAGTTAGCTGTACCAATGCAATTCGGAAAAACTGAAACTGAAACTTCTTCTGTATCTACAAACGGAACAACTACAGTTTCTACTTCAACTTCTACAGAAGCTAAATACACTCAAGTTGGTGTAACTGTTAAGCCAGGTTTAGATTATTTCTTAAACAAAAACTGGACTATTGAAGCTACAATCGGTGAATTCGGTTACAATAACTTCAAACCAAAAGACGGTGATGCTACAAACAACTATAGCTTCGGTTTAAACCTAGCTAATGTAGGTATCGGTGTTAAATATGTATTCGCTAAGTAATTAGTAAATCATTTAATTGATATAAATCCTGAGATTTTTCTCAGGATTTTTTTGTATTTAAATTATCAGCTGCTTAAAAAATATGAAACGACTTCGATAAGCTCAGTCTGATAACTTTTTATATTAGAGATGTCACGTGACCCTTAGAAACATTTTCTGATAATCTATTATTAAATAAAATTGAGACAGATTATAAATCTCAAACAAAAAAACTCCCAGAAAAAATTCTGAGAGTTGTATATTTTGAAAATTCTTTAATTATTTTCCGAACATTCCGCCCATTCCTGGCATGTTTGGCATTTTGCTCATCATCTGCATCATTTGTTTTCCTTGCGGCCCCTGCATCATCTTCATCATTTTTCCCATTTGGTCAAACTGTTTCATCAACGCATTGACATCTTCAATTTTTCTACCTGCACCTTTAGCAATTCTGTTTTTTCTCTGTGTATTGATGATAGAAGGTCTTCTTCTTTCGTCAGGAGTCATAGAATGAATGATTGCTTCAATATGTTTAAATGCATCATCGCTGATCTCAACGTCTTTAATGGCTTTTCCAACTCCCGGAATCATTCCCATCAAGTCTTTCATGTTACCCATTTTCTTAATCTGGTTAATTTGCTTTAAGAAATCATCAAAACCAAATTCATTTTTAGCAATTTTCTTATGAAGTTTTTTTGCTTCCTCTTCGTCAAACTGTTCCTGAGCTCTTTCTACCAAGGAAACAACGTCTCCCATTCCCAAGATTCTGTCTGCCATCCTTTCTGGGTAGAAAAGATCTAAAGCTTCCATTTTTTCTCCGGTAGAGATAAATTTGATTGGTTTTTCAACAACTGAACGAATCGTAAGAGCAGCTCCACCACGAGTGTCACCGTCTAATTTGGTTAAAACAACTCCGTCAAAATTTAAAGCATCATTAAATGCTTTCGCTGTATTCACAGCATCCTGACCTGTCATTGAGTCAACCACGAATAGAGTTTCGTTTGGTTTAATGAAATAATGAACTGATTTAATCTCATTCATCATTTGCTCATCAATTGCCAAACGACCTGCGGTATCGACGATTACTACATCGTGACCGTTAGATTTAGCAAAACTGATTGCATTTTCAGCAATAGTAGAAGGGTTTGTAGAACCTTCTTCTGTATAAACGGGAACTCCGATTTGTCCACCAAGAACTTTCAACTGATCGATTGCAGCAGGACGGTAAACATCACAGGCAACCAACAAAGGTTTTTTAGATCTTTTTGTTTTTAAATAATTAGCAAGCTTCCCTGAAAAAGTAGTTTTACCAGAACCCTGAAGACCTGCGATAAGGATTACAGAAGGTTTTCCAGAAAGATTAATTCCTTCATGGGAACCACCCATTAAACCTACTAATTCATCATGAACAATTTTTGTCATCAATTGTCCGGGAGTAAGCGAAGTAAGAACGTTTTCTCCTAAAGCTTTATCCTGAACTCTTTTGGTTAAATCTTTCGCAACTTTATAATTAACATCGGCATCTACCAATGCTCTACGAATCTCTTTTACGGTTTCCGCAACGTTGATTTCGGTAATTTTTCCACGTCCGGAAAGATTGTGAAGTGCTTTATCTAATTTATCCTGTAAACTATTGAACATATTGATTGTAAATTATAGATTGCAAAAATAAGGAATTTTTGGTAGATGCAAAGTTTAAATTAAAAACTATTAATTATATTCGATTTAATAGCTTTTTTAAATTAATTAACTTTCCTAAGTTTGCTTTCCAGATTATTTATTTGAATTAAGTTTATACATATAAAATCTATTTAATAAATAATAACACATGAATTCATTCATTGTATTTCTTGTCTTAAATAACCTATTCAAATTCATATGAATAATTGAATTTATGTACTCCGATTTATCAATTTCATTTTGATTCAGATTGAATATATTTTTAATATCTTCTATAGTTCTGAAATATGGTTCCTCTATAATATCTAAATTAGGATTAAAATGGAATAAATCAAATTGAGAAATATAAAATTCAATATTTTCTATATTATTATTAAAATTGATATTAGCAATTTTATTTAAATTGGAAACGTTTTTAGAATACCCATTATATGCGATAGTTTTAATAGTTTCTACGAATGTTATTTTTTCTTCAAAATTATAATTAAAATGATTAAGAGTATGGTCAATTACTTTAATTCCAAGTAACCATCTAATATTTTCATCTTCTTTATTACTAATATAATCTAGTAAATAGACAGTTAAAACGCTATTTAAATGAAACAATGTTTCGGTTAATTGCATCGTATTTTTCCCATACCTTTCAATTTCTTGTTTATAACTATTTATTGAAAGATCGGAAATTACTCCATCATGATAATGTCTTTTAAGTATTTTATTTATTCCCATCATAATTAATGGTAAATTATTTTCATCAGAAAGAATTCTTAGTCTCAAATGAAAGTCTGTATCTTTATAACGAATAAAGAACCACTTTTTAATATTAGCATTATCATTTAAGTAAGGAAATAGATAATTGGTTAGAATTTCTTCTGCAAAATCATAACCAGTATAAATTTTATAATATAACCAGTTATCACAAATTATAAAATGATTATCGCGATTCATTGATTCTGTTTATAAATTGTAAATAAAAATTGACTTGCATAAGTTTTTTCATCATCATCTTTAACTATATTGCTTTTGGAAAAATGTATAAATTCCGTCATAAAGAATATCACAGAACCCTTTATAAGGGATTTGAAAATATTTACACTGTTATGATTATTGAAATTAATTAATACTTCTTGATCCCCACTGACGAATACAAGTTCATCAGGAATCTGTCTTGATTCTCTATATAAGCTTAAATCTTCTATATAACTTTCTTTATTTAGTATAGTCAATAATTCTTCAATATCTTCTCTGAAAAAATACCATCTTTCCTTTTGAAAGATAATATTATCAATTTCAATTCTTGGAATATATGGTAACCTTACAGGTAGAAAATCAAAATCTAAATGTTTTTTTTCATGTTCATGTAAATCACATAAAAAATTATACATAGGTAAAGTTCTTATTTTATAATTATGGGTACTATTTAGGCAAACTGAAATTTTTGAATTGAGCTTTTTTGAAAATAATATAATATTATCATTTTGATCAATTTTTATATGTAAATCATCAATATTAATTTTAAATTCATTATCAGAGTTTGTATTTCCTAAATATAATAAATCATATTTTTTTATTTTAGGTCGAATTAATATATTATTAGATGCACTCAAATCAGATGTGTGAACTATTTCGACTTTTATTTCATTAGTTTCTAAATTATCTTCAATCTCAATAATTGAAGATATTAATTCATTTACTTGGTTGTCAATGTTATGAAATCTTGATAAAGGGTTTATTGCAGAACTATAACCAAAGCTATTTATATAAGGTTTGCAAATATTATCAATATTGTATATTTCTATCAATGTGGAAAGTGTATTGCTCAACCTGTAGTTATCTTCCTTAATATTTAAGCTCTGAATATCTTTAGATCTAATATTAATTATACGTTCTTGTTTTTGTAAAGAATTGATATATTTTTTTAAAAAAAATCATGTATTGTATGCCATTCTAATTCTTCAACAATGTCTTTGCTAA comes from Chryseobacterium sp. 3008163 and encodes:
- a CDS encoding PhoH family protein, yielding MFELTYDLEGIDAKNFYGVNNQYFNLIKSSFPTLKITGRDHHIFAMGNQEALDIFKQKLDDIVSFISKNNSIGLKDIENFLNLKDENEKHLVFDQDIIVKGVNGKIIKAKTTNLKRLVKETEKKDMVFAIGPAGTGKTYTSVALAARALRDKEVKRIVLTRPAVEAGESLGFLPGDLKEKLDPYLQPLYDALRDMIPHEKLEGFMEKKIIEVAPLAFMRGRTLDDAFVILDEAQNTTHAQMKMFLTRMGMNAKFIITGDPTQIDLPPKQHSGLKEAMRILKDVKEIGFVYLTEEDVVRHPVVKKIILAYNEEDKKTRE
- a CDS encoding lantibiotic dehydratase yields the protein MNSLQKQERIINIRSKDIQSLNIKEDNYRLSNTLSTLIEIYNIDNICKPYINSFGYSSAINPLSRFHNIDNQVNELISSIIEIEDNLETNEIKVEIVHTSDLSASNNILIRPKIKKYDLLYLGNTNSDNEFKINIDDLHIKIDQNDNIILFSKKLNSKISVCLNSTHNYKIRTLPMYNFLCDLHEHEKKHLDFDFLPVRLPYIPRIEIDNIIFQKERWYFFREDIEELLTILNKESYIEDLSLYRESRQIPDELVFVSGDQEVLINFNNHNSVNIFKSLIKGSVIFFMTEFIHFSKSNIVKDDDEKTYASQFLFTIYKQNQ
- a CDS encoding outer membrane beta-barrel protein, giving the protein MKKLLIASAVALFGLSNAQIAKGTVYLSGTVGYSQVESDNGNTKKENFNVLPTAGFFVAPNFAVGLGVGFQTQKDTNVSTATLGNITTVNTNEVKKPAFVIAPFARKYWTLSDKLYFFGQLAVPMQFGKTETETSSVSTNGTTTVSTSTSTEAKYTQVGVTVKPGLDYFLNKNWTIEATIGEFGYNNFKPKDGDATNNYSFGLNLANVGIGVKYVFAK
- a CDS encoding S-adenosyl-l-methionine hydroxide adenosyltransferase family protein produces the protein MSIITLTSDFGRLDYRVSAMKGKILSLNPEVNTIDISHDIQAYNLIQTSYIVRNAYRYFPKGTIHILAVDSFFHKSRKNILYKADGSYFLAADNGLLSLIFFDIKPEAIYEITLNNRFDDVVNFTSTDVFVPVAVHLANGGLPEVIGRKIETTKQLLFPKPVYNEPEKMIIGEVMYIDNFGNIISNISQEFFETLAKGFEKFTIKFRNLSLSKIYSSHTEVVSDWDRETEYHGQSAAIFNDSQQLELTIYKGSKKNGAKTLFGLNVGENIYIEFF
- a CDS encoding porin family protein produces the protein MKKLLLIASVVLMGVAVKAQEVRFGVKAGYSLSTLKYESDLGSESSDPMHTFYAGGLVEYKISDKFGLQGEVLYSQLGGKTVVKEEDEDDPGNFFNLKSKTTLGTLLVPISAKYFITENLSVSAGASFGVILSAKQKTVFDAGLNIPGVEIGADDETDVKDQTNTLNIAPFIGAEYMLENGLFFDARYNLGVSNLVKNPEFNETSKNSFLQVGVGFKFGGN
- the ffh gene encoding signal recognition particle protein; translated protein: MFNSLQDKLDKALHNLSGRGKITEINVAETVKEIRRALVDADVNYKVAKDLTKRVQDKALGENVLTSLTPGQLMTKIVHDELVGLMGGSHEGINLSGKPSVILIAGLQGSGKTTFSGKLANYLKTKRSKKPLLVACDVYRPAAIDQLKVLGGQIGVPVYTEEGSTNPSTIAENAISFAKSNGHDVVIVDTAGRLAIDEQMMNEIKSVHYFIKPNETLFVVDSMTGQDAVNTAKAFNDALNFDGVVLTKLDGDTRGGAALTIRSVVEKPIKFISTGEKMEALDLFYPERMADRILGMGDVVSLVERAQEQFDEEEAKKLHKKIAKNEFGFDDFLKQINQIKKMGNMKDLMGMIPGVGKAIKDVEISDDAFKHIEAIIHSMTPDERRRPSIINTQRKNRIAKGAGRKIEDVNALMKQFDQMGKMMKMMQGPQGKQMMQMMSKMPNMPGMGGMFGK
- a CDS encoding thiopeptide-type bacteriocin biosynthesis protein, with translation MNRDNHFIICDNWLYYKIYTGYDFAEEILTNYLFPYLNDNANIKKWFFIRYKDTDFHLRLRILSDENNLPLIMMGINKILKRHYHDGVISDLSINSYKQEIERYGKNTMQLTETLFHLNSVLTVYLLDYISNKEDENIRWLLGIKVIDHTLNHFNYNFEEKITFVETIKTIAYNGYSKNVSNLNKIANINFNNNIENIEFYISQFDLFHFNPNLDIIEEPYFRTIEDIKNIFNLNQNEIDKSEYINSIIHMNLNRLFKTRNTMNEFMCYYLLNRFYMYKLNSNK